The following are from one region of the Oscarella lobularis chromosome 3, ooOscLobu1.1, whole genome shotgun sequence genome:
- the LOC136185173 gene encoding sperm flagellar protein 2-like isoform X1, with product MTEILCRWLNDDVQLSSVVEPSSFVQDFSNGYLIGELLCKHNLQDDFEQFSRGSSSESKLNNFTRLEPVLKLLGVPFNTNMAREVMMERHGAATRLMYQLFISLNRSEDRRLTYQSLEAMKPMGKTKLDAVESTLYKKRLAHQTKRQVDLNFEAMITKFQMKQKEREELADRARIEHEEKLKRQRDEARLVSITKSRQVREINNAMYQSLKLSPIKESKKKTTPDGKVNSERKAQEKQRNAVAEATRLSIDAFESSLAFTIPPPPDQQGLLTFGEGLHSRDVEYLKRIKERLREENDAQKERQRRRRKVLVELLEIHRIEEEAKREEVLVNRLMRQSQQERRIVVQLMQMKSEKDVIRQNRVFLNKQYEERRVQEFEESLAREAKLAQLEKDQYQSRLIEEQEVHKRLIAEKEKRRYEKHYKFCYTMVEQIVDLSTVIGEYRKLTEQLIPPKMMREWKTLFLNGLPIYETISEKASTTEEQKTQPDTLDELDFSEYKTTTGEWHPSQDLLNIQSSLKENVILGHVVQKLYSIVYPPDVKPPPPTFPEFPIKACFLGKSFSGKTTIVNQLASRHRLRALTMTVLLNEAIEAYRNNETDDEDDGPTAAVDDVHEKSKALPTESTVAADGASTPEPTDQSRPATQSSVLAGIKEDNEEDARDTPPSLEEATKEEEPKLSLLARLGKAANRDMMNGQTVSDEILVEILVHAVRQVPEGTGWIIDGFPTSLPQAKILEKALTGYEPVKKGKTSEKGGAKGKFASKKKATLLPVKEVSESIVSPVSGIDVVILFDQSDEMSIKRSLGRKVNPQTGEEYHLELKEPPFGSVTGVQDAPLLVPVEDPNFDAQQVQNRLANFRDQWSKLKAWFSQFNNLVEVDSSRKSDEVCETVGQILTDLVESRKKAEEEKRAAEEAAKEAEAEAAAAAAAAAAVEADAAVAIATEAEEKQSHASLSAKGSSKPTSRRTSSVTPSPSVRDVGQAQQPPPPTQATESQADASAPPPPTAAPPMPEAGSEDWVYVDKTVEEDVAKVLALVWDEVEERYVISCKDTFRHVRVEREAIIQYLYSTKQSFFAFLHRPDHKQEFVTQFQKHYNEEISDDLRIDGDMKSQLHQEVEDLRERLWDISDRRREEAEDERQTVMNEQWLEDRLGLICNYYISLMQVEVDRYEDSLCLLRDYYFHVDGKPLGERRDYQRLPLVEIPEVEGPHTGEDEPDAKAEEEVPKPSAKTSVSGENAEETATENLPSRRIPLVRRRIASPEASADASASAGSKKHAGKKQQTTASAPVAAEEGEESAVPTSSDPDEQLLLEAHFSAVTAAKATSAKEEEVYGVGETASEAKEAAAQQVAKSAKGADKGKGKKKPKSPTTKKAGSGKKGGDKGRNMSRKSDFSVRSEVETPSLQTDAQYLESPGKEERTKVRMEHLAAVQIEENRLKFRLDLIKEKAIYLVQTLKREASQLWTVMDNSLGERFKQEMESIEQLCDFIRQAIENEEKILPAITLSGPDLLIDENTRTFEIPPPVRPHTPPENALPDTFTVVQLENLSEQLSEVAPSGVVSGRAFIQKMQELQSLSFGEEVMPELWSSMSPRKLEELAMMLVPSDADYLDWRHFLTLASLPWPKTTQASLLDTLRRFREVDSQGHGNLSQHDYMKVHLWYFSMPHDRSLPYDPSQPLTYDRDYNLKQAFFHIFKDKFDADGVEKVNYVNLLLNFCVDEDPVRGVFRALSVATGHPLPDPSVLDGEETSLSESTDFEIPLDSFINVLHLGKASLGFTHRFRDTTDPNDALSRDRVLRAYERHGAGEDKPLPFSVFVRDSVIRDCIHACKRYKKIDFRPLVAPDDTVILIQ from the exons ATGACAGAGATACTTTGCAGATGGCTTAATGATGACGTACAACTGAGTTCCGTTGTCG aaccgtcgtcgtttgtgCAAGACTTTTCTAACGGCTACCTCATCGGAGAGCTCTTGTGCAAACACAATCTACAG GATGATTTCGAACAATTTTCCCGTGGAAG CTCGTCGGAGTCGAAATTGAACAACTTTACGAGGCTCGAACCCGTTCTCAAGCTGCTCGGCGTTCCGTTCAACACGAACATG GCACGCGAAGTCATGATGGAGCGGCACGGCGCAGCGACGCGTCTTATGTATCAGTTGTTCATCTCGTTGAATCGAAGCGAAGATCGCCGACTGACGTATCAGTCGCTCGAGGCCATGAAGCCCATGGGGAAAACGAAACTCGACGCCGTTGAATCGACTCTTTATAAAAAG AGACTCGCTCATCAAACAAAGAGACAGGTCGATCTCAATTTTGAAGCTATGATTACGAAATTTCAGAtgaagcagaaagaaagagaagagctcGCCGACAGAGCAAG AATCGAACATGAGGAAAAGTTGAAGAGGCAAAGAGACGAAGCTAGACTCGTATCCATAACTAAG TCGCGTCAAGTgagagaaatcaataatgCAATGTACCAGTCTCTAAAGCTGAG TCCAATCAaagagtcgaagaagaaaacgactccAGATGGAAAAGTGAATTCAGAAAGAAAGGCACAGGAGAAACAGCGGAACGCAGTAGCAGAG GCGACGAGACTGAGCATTGACGCGTTTGAATCAAGTCTCGCCTTTACGATCCCACCTCCTCCCGATCAGCAAGGACTTTTGACGTTTGGCGAAGGACTTCATTCGCGTGATGTAGAATACTTGAAGAGAATCAAGGAACGATtgcgcgaagaaaacgacgcacAGAAG GAAAGacagcgtcgtcggcgaaaagtTTTGGTTGAATTGTTGGAAATTCACAGAATTGAGGAG GaagcgaaaagagaagaggtTCTTGTTAATAGGCTAATGAGACAGTCACAACAGGAAAGACGAATCGTTGTTCAGCTGATGCAG ATGAAAAGTGAAAAAGACGTTATCAGGCAGAATCG TGTGTTCCTGAATAAACAGTACGAAGAACGGCGTGTTCAAGAGTTTGAAGAGTCTTTAGCCAGAGAGGCG AAACTGGCTCAGCTGGAAAAGGATCAGTATCAAAGTCGCCTGATAGAAGAGCAGGAAGTTCACAAGCGTCTCATcgcggagaaagaaaaaaggagataCGAAAAGCACTACAAGTTCTGCTACACA ATGGTGGAACAAATTGTAGACTTGTCAACGGTGATTGGGGAATATCGAAAATTGACGGAACA GCTAATACCTCCGAAAATGATGCGAGAATGGAAAACGTTGTTTCTGAACGGGCTTCCCATCTACGAG ACTATTAGTGAGAAAGCCTCGACGACAGAAGAACAGAAGACCCAGCCAGACACATTGGATGAGCTTGACTTTTCTGAATACAAG ACCACTACGGGCGAGTGGCATCCATCTCAGGATCTGCTCAACATCCAATCGTcactgaaagaaaacgtcataCTTGGTCACGTTGTTCAGAAACTCTACAGCATTGTTTATCCTCCGGAC GTgaaaccgccgccgccaacgtTTCCCGAATTTCCAATCAAGGCTTGCTTTCTTGGAAAGTCGTTTAGTGGGAAGACGACTATCGTCAATCAGCTAGCGTCGC GCCATCGACTTCGCGCTCTAACTATGACTGTTCTTCTCAACGAGGCTATAGAAGCGTACAGGAACAACGAAactgacgacgaggacgacggcCCAACTGCTGCAGTCGACGATGTCCACGAGAAATCAAAGGCCCTCCCGACCGAGTCGACTGTTGCCGCTGACGGTGCGAGCACGCCTGAGCCAACGGACCAGTCAAGACCAGCAACTCAATCGTCCGTCTTGGCGGGCATCAAAGAAG ATAACGAGGAAGACGCTCGTGACACGCCACCTTCTCTAGAGgaggcgacgaaagaagaagagccaAAA CTTTCTTTGCTGGCCAGACTGGGCAAGGCGGCGAATCGAGATATGATGAACGGTCAAACTGTGAGCGACGAGATTCTCGTTGAGATCCTCGTGCACGCCGTACGGCAAGTGCCGGAGGGAACTGGGTGGATCATTGACGGATTTCCGACGTCTCTTCCGCAGGCAAAG ATTTTAGAAAAAGCGTTGACTGGATATGAACCAgtcaaaaaaggaaaaacgagcgaaaaaGGCGGAGCCAAAGGAAAGTTCgcttcaaagaaaaaagcgacaCTTTTGCCTGTGAAGGAAGTATCCGAATCA ATTGTATCTCCAGTCAGCGGAATTGATGTCGTCATACTATTTGATCAGTCGGACGAGATGAGCATTAAACGCTCTCTTGGTCGCAAAG TGAACCCACAAACCGGAGAAGAATATCATTTAGAATTGAAGGAGCCTCCTTTTGGATCAGTAACAGGCGTGCAAGATGCTCCCTTGCTTGTGCCCGTGGAAGACCCAAATTTCGATGCACAACAAGTTCAGAACAG ATTGGCTAATTTTCGTGATCAATGGTCGAAGCTGAAGGCGTGGTTTTCTCAGTTCAATAATCTCGTTGAAGTCGATTCAAGCAGAAAAAGTG ACGAAGTTTGCGAGACCGTTGGGCAAATTCTTACAGACCTCGTTGAAAGC CGTAagaaagcagaagaagaaaaacgagcagCTGAGGAAGCTGCTAAG gaagcggaagcggaagCTGCTGCAGCTGCGGCTGCAGCCGCTGCCGTCGAAGCCGACGCCGCTGTCGCCATCGCTACGGAAGCAGAGGAAAAACAGTCGCATGCTTCCTTGAGTGCCAAAGGCTCATCAAAGCCAACGTCAAGACGAA cgtcgtcggtgactccgtcgccgtccgtGCGAGACGTCGGACAGGCGCAACAGCCGCCGCCACCAACGCAAGCGACAGAAAGTCAAGCGGACGCGtccgctcctcctcctccgacGGCGGCTCCTCCGATGCCCGAAGCTGGCTCTGAAGACTGGGTGTACGTCGATAAGACAGTGGAAGAA GACGTAGCGAAAGTGTTGGCTTTGGTGTGGGATGAGGTCGAAGAACGGTACGTGATATCGTGCAAGGACACATTTCGTCACGTCCGAGTCGAAAGAGAAGCGATCATACAGTACCTCTACTCGACAAA GCAATCGTTTTTCGCATTTTTGCATCGTCCGGATCACAAACAAGAATTCGTGACTCAATTCCAAAAA CACTACAACGAAGAAATTTCGGACGATCTGCGGATCGATGGAGACATGAAATCGCAGCTGCATCAAGAAGTAGAG GACCTGAGAGAGCGTCTTTGGGACATCagcgatcgccgtcgcgaagaGGCGGAAGACGAACGACAGACGGTGATGAATGAGCAGTGGCTCGAAGATCGCCTTGGACTGATCTGCAACTATTATATATCACTGATGCAG GTCGAAGTGGATCGTTACGAAGATTCGCTCTGTTTGCTACGAGATTATTATTTTCATGTTGACG GAAAGCCGCTAGGCGAACGACGAGATTACCAACGCTTGCCGCTCGTTGAG ATTCCCGAAGTCGAAGGACCGCACACAGGGGAAGACGAACCCGACGCAAAAGCCGAAGAAGAGGTTCCTAAACCGAGTGCAAAAACGTCTGTTAGTGGCGAAAATGCCGAAGAGACTGCGACCGAGAATTTGCCGTCACGAAG AATTCCTCttgttcgacgtcgcattGCCTCTCCTGAGGCGTCCGCTGATGCCTCTGCATCCGCCGGGAGTAAAAAGCACGCAGGAAAAAAGCAGCAGACGACTGCTTCGGCGCCTGTTGCAGCCGAAGAGGGAGAGGAGTCGGCAGTCCCCACCTCCAGCGATCCCGACGAGCAGCTCTTATTGGAGGCTCACTTTTCTGCCgtcacggcggcgaaagcgacttcagcgaaggaggaagaagtgTACGGGGTTGGCGAGACGGCTAGCGAGGCGAAGGAGGCGGCAGCGCAGCAAGTCGCTAAATCGGCGAAAGGAGCtgacaaaggaaaaggaaagaaaaagcccAAAAgtccgacgacaaagaagGCG GGAAGTGGGAAGAAAGGGGGAGACAAAGGACGAAATATGTCGCGGAAGAGCGACTTTTCGGTACGTTCCGAAGTGGAGACGCCGTCACTGCAGACAGATGCTC AATATTTAGAATCGCccggcaaagaagaaaggactAAAGTGCGAATGGAACATTTAGCAGCCGTACAGATCGAAG AAAATCGCTTGAAATTTCGGTTGGATCTGATCAAGGAAAAGGCCATCTATTTAGTACAGACGCTGAAG AGAGAAGCGTCCCAACTCTGGACTGTTATGGACAATTCGTTGGGCGAGCGATTTAAGCAGGAGATGGAAAG TATTGAGCAACTTTGTGACTTCATACGACaagcaattgaaaatgaGGAGAAGATCTTACCAGCCATTACGCTCTCTGGTCCAGATTTGCTCATTGACGAG AACACGCGAACGTTTGAAATTCCACCGCCCGTTCGTCCGCATACGCCACCGGAAAATGCGCTTCCCGATACATTTACAGTCGTTCAGCTGGAAAATCTCAGCGAACAGTTGTCCGAAGTAGCACCTTCTGGAGTCGTATCTGGTCGAGCGTTCATACAAAAGATGCAAGAGCTGCAGTCTCTATCG TTCGGCGAGGAAGTGATGCCTGAGTTGTGGTCGTCGATGTCGCCTCGTAAACTCGAGGAGTTGGCCATGATGCTTGTACCTTCGGATGCTGACTATCTTGATTGGCGACACTTTCTTACTCTCGCTTCCCTTCCATggccgaagacgacgcaaGCCTCGTTGCTTGATACATTACGTCGGTTTCGCGAAGTGGACAGTCAGGGTCATGGCAACTTAAGTCAACATGACTACATGAAG GTGCACCTGTGGTATTTTTCAATGCCTCACGATCGTAGCTTGCCTTACGATCCAAGCCAACCGCTGACATATGATAGGGATTACAATCTGAAACAA GCATTTTTTCACATCTTCAAAGACAAATTCGACGCTGACGGTGTTGAGAAGGTGAACTACGTCAATTTA CTGCTGAATTTCTGCGTTGACGAGGATCCAGTAAGGGGCGTCTTTAGAGCGCTCAGCGTAGCAACTGGCCATCCTTTGCCTGACCCTTCGGTACTTGACGGCGAAGAGACGAGTCTCTCGGAAAGCACCGATTTTGAAATACCACTAGACTCGTTCATCAAT GTTCTTCATCTCGGTAAAGCGAGCCTGGGGTTCACCCATCGTTTTCGAGACACAACAGATCCGAACGATGCATTGTCACGA GATCGAGTGTTGAGAGCCTATGAGCGCCACGGTGCCGGGGAAGATAAGCCTCTGCCCTTTTCTGTCTTTGTCAGGGATAGCGTCATACGCGACTGCATCCACGCATGCAAGCGGTACAAGAAAATC GACTTTCGACCTCTCGTCGCACCTGACGACACCGTTATCCTCATCCAATAG
- the LOC136185173 gene encoding sperm flagellar protein 2-like isoform X2, with amino-acid sequence MTEILCRWLNDDVQLSSVVEPSSFVQDFSNGYLIGELLCKHNLQDDFEQFSRGSSSESKLNNFTRLEPVLKLLGVPFNTNMAREVMMERHGAATRLMYQLFISLNRSEDRRLTYQSLEAMKPMGKTKLDAVESTLYKKRLAHQTKRQVDLNFEAMITKFQMKQKEREELADRARIEHEEKLKRQRDEARLVSITKSRQVREINNAMYQSLKLSPIKESKKKTTPDGKVNSERKAQEKQRNAVAEATRLSIDAFESSLAFTIPPPPDQQGLLTFGEGLHSRDVEYLKRIKERLREENDAQKERQRRRRKVLVELLEIHRIEEEAKREEVLVNRLMRQSQQERRIVVQLMQMKSEKDVIRQNRVFLNKQYEERRVQEFEESLAREAKLAQLEKDQYQSRLIEEQEVHKRLIAEKEKRRYEKHYKFCYTMVEQIVDLSTVIGEYRKLTEQLIPPKMMREWKTLFLNGLPIYETISEKASTTEEQKTQPDTLDELDFSEYKTTTGEWHPSQDLLNIQSSLKENVILGHVVQKLYSIVYPPDVKPPPPTFPEFPIKACFLGKSFSGKTTIVNQLASRHRLRALTMTVLLNEAIEAYRNNETDDEDDGPTAAVDDVHEKSKALPTESTVAADGASTPEPTDQSRPATQSSVLAGIKEDNEEDARDTPPSLEEATKEEEPKLSLLARLGKAANRDMMNGQTVSDEILVEILVHAVRQVPEGTGWIIDGFPTSLPQAKILEKALTGYEPVKKGKTSEKGGAKGKFASKKKATLLPVKEVSESIVSPVSGIDVVILFDQSDEMSIKRSLGRKVNPQTGEEYHLELKEPPFGSVTGVQDAPLLVPVEDPNFDAQQVQNRLANFRDQWSKLKAWFSQFNNLVEVDSSRKSDEVCETVGQILTDLVESRKKAEEEKRAAEEAAKEAEAEAAAAAAAAAAVEADAAVAIATEAEEKQSHASLSAKGSSKPTSRRTSSVTPSPSVRDVGQAQQPPPPTQATESQADASAPPPPTAAPPMPEAGSEDWVYVDKTVEEDVAKVLALVWDEVEERYVISCKDTFRHVRVEREAIIQYLYSTKQSFFAFLHRPDHKQEFVTQFQKHYNEEISDDLRIDGDMKSQLHQEVEDLRERLWDISDRRREEAEDERQTVMNEQWLEDRLGLICNYYISLMQVEVDRYEDSLCLLRDYYFHVDGKPLGERRDYQRLPLVEIPEVEGPHTGEDEPDAKAEEEVPKPSAKTSVSGENAEETATENLPSRRIPLVRRRIASPEASADASASAGSKKHAGKKQQTTASAPVAAEEGEESAVPTSSDPDEQLLLEAHFSAVTAAKATSAKEEEVYGVGETASEAKEAAAQQVAKSAKGADKGKGKKKPKSPTTKKAGSGKKGGDKGRNMSRKSDFSVRSEVETPSLQTDAQSPGKEERTKVRMEHLAAVQIEENRLKFRLDLIKEKAIYLVQTLKREASQLWTVMDNSLGERFKQEMESIEQLCDFIRQAIENEEKILPAITLSGPDLLIDENTRTFEIPPPVRPHTPPENALPDTFTVVQLENLSEQLSEVAPSGVVSGRAFIQKMQELQSLSFGEEVMPELWSSMSPRKLEELAMMLVPSDADYLDWRHFLTLASLPWPKTTQASLLDTLRRFREVDSQGHGNLSQHDYMKVHLWYFSMPHDRSLPYDPSQPLTYDRDYNLKQAFFHIFKDKFDADGVEKVNYVNLLLNFCVDEDPVRGVFRALSVATGHPLPDPSVLDGEETSLSESTDFEIPLDSFINVLHLGKASLGFTHRFRDTTDPNDALSRDRVLRAYERHGAGEDKPLPFSVFVRDSVIRDCIHACKRYKKIDFRPLVAPDDTVILIQ; translated from the exons ATGACAGAGATACTTTGCAGATGGCTTAATGATGACGTACAACTGAGTTCCGTTGTCG aaccgtcgtcgtttgtgCAAGACTTTTCTAACGGCTACCTCATCGGAGAGCTCTTGTGCAAACACAATCTACAG GATGATTTCGAACAATTTTCCCGTGGAAG CTCGTCGGAGTCGAAATTGAACAACTTTACGAGGCTCGAACCCGTTCTCAAGCTGCTCGGCGTTCCGTTCAACACGAACATG GCACGCGAAGTCATGATGGAGCGGCACGGCGCAGCGACGCGTCTTATGTATCAGTTGTTCATCTCGTTGAATCGAAGCGAAGATCGCCGACTGACGTATCAGTCGCTCGAGGCCATGAAGCCCATGGGGAAAACGAAACTCGACGCCGTTGAATCGACTCTTTATAAAAAG AGACTCGCTCATCAAACAAAGAGACAGGTCGATCTCAATTTTGAAGCTATGATTACGAAATTTCAGAtgaagcagaaagaaagagaagagctcGCCGACAGAGCAAG AATCGAACATGAGGAAAAGTTGAAGAGGCAAAGAGACGAAGCTAGACTCGTATCCATAACTAAG TCGCGTCAAGTgagagaaatcaataatgCAATGTACCAGTCTCTAAAGCTGAG TCCAATCAaagagtcgaagaagaaaacgactccAGATGGAAAAGTGAATTCAGAAAGAAAGGCACAGGAGAAACAGCGGAACGCAGTAGCAGAG GCGACGAGACTGAGCATTGACGCGTTTGAATCAAGTCTCGCCTTTACGATCCCACCTCCTCCCGATCAGCAAGGACTTTTGACGTTTGGCGAAGGACTTCATTCGCGTGATGTAGAATACTTGAAGAGAATCAAGGAACGATtgcgcgaagaaaacgacgcacAGAAG GAAAGacagcgtcgtcggcgaaaagtTTTGGTTGAATTGTTGGAAATTCACAGAATTGAGGAG GaagcgaaaagagaagaggtTCTTGTTAATAGGCTAATGAGACAGTCACAACAGGAAAGACGAATCGTTGTTCAGCTGATGCAG ATGAAAAGTGAAAAAGACGTTATCAGGCAGAATCG TGTGTTCCTGAATAAACAGTACGAAGAACGGCGTGTTCAAGAGTTTGAAGAGTCTTTAGCCAGAGAGGCG AAACTGGCTCAGCTGGAAAAGGATCAGTATCAAAGTCGCCTGATAGAAGAGCAGGAAGTTCACAAGCGTCTCATcgcggagaaagaaaaaaggagataCGAAAAGCACTACAAGTTCTGCTACACA ATGGTGGAACAAATTGTAGACTTGTCAACGGTGATTGGGGAATATCGAAAATTGACGGAACA GCTAATACCTCCGAAAATGATGCGAGAATGGAAAACGTTGTTTCTGAACGGGCTTCCCATCTACGAG ACTATTAGTGAGAAAGCCTCGACGACAGAAGAACAGAAGACCCAGCCAGACACATTGGATGAGCTTGACTTTTCTGAATACAAG ACCACTACGGGCGAGTGGCATCCATCTCAGGATCTGCTCAACATCCAATCGTcactgaaagaaaacgtcataCTTGGTCACGTTGTTCAGAAACTCTACAGCATTGTTTATCCTCCGGAC GTgaaaccgccgccgccaacgtTTCCCGAATTTCCAATCAAGGCTTGCTTTCTTGGAAAGTCGTTTAGTGGGAAGACGACTATCGTCAATCAGCTAGCGTCGC GCCATCGACTTCGCGCTCTAACTATGACTGTTCTTCTCAACGAGGCTATAGAAGCGTACAGGAACAACGAAactgacgacgaggacgacggcCCAACTGCTGCAGTCGACGATGTCCACGAGAAATCAAAGGCCCTCCCGACCGAGTCGACTGTTGCCGCTGACGGTGCGAGCACGCCTGAGCCAACGGACCAGTCAAGACCAGCAACTCAATCGTCCGTCTTGGCGGGCATCAAAGAAG ATAACGAGGAAGACGCTCGTGACACGCCACCTTCTCTAGAGgaggcgacgaaagaagaagagccaAAA CTTTCTTTGCTGGCCAGACTGGGCAAGGCGGCGAATCGAGATATGATGAACGGTCAAACTGTGAGCGACGAGATTCTCGTTGAGATCCTCGTGCACGCCGTACGGCAAGTGCCGGAGGGAACTGGGTGGATCATTGACGGATTTCCGACGTCTCTTCCGCAGGCAAAG ATTTTAGAAAAAGCGTTGACTGGATATGAACCAgtcaaaaaaggaaaaacgagcgaaaaaGGCGGAGCCAAAGGAAAGTTCgcttcaaagaaaaaagcgacaCTTTTGCCTGTGAAGGAAGTATCCGAATCA ATTGTATCTCCAGTCAGCGGAATTGATGTCGTCATACTATTTGATCAGTCGGACGAGATGAGCATTAAACGCTCTCTTGGTCGCAAAG TGAACCCACAAACCGGAGAAGAATATCATTTAGAATTGAAGGAGCCTCCTTTTGGATCAGTAACAGGCGTGCAAGATGCTCCCTTGCTTGTGCCCGTGGAAGACCCAAATTTCGATGCACAACAAGTTCAGAACAG ATTGGCTAATTTTCGTGATCAATGGTCGAAGCTGAAGGCGTGGTTTTCTCAGTTCAATAATCTCGTTGAAGTCGATTCAAGCAGAAAAAGTG ACGAAGTTTGCGAGACCGTTGGGCAAATTCTTACAGACCTCGTTGAAAGC CGTAagaaagcagaagaagaaaaacgagcagCTGAGGAAGCTGCTAAG gaagcggaagcggaagCTGCTGCAGCTGCGGCTGCAGCCGCTGCCGTCGAAGCCGACGCCGCTGTCGCCATCGCTACGGAAGCAGAGGAAAAACAGTCGCATGCTTCCTTGAGTGCCAAAGGCTCATCAAAGCCAACGTCAAGACGAA cgtcgtcggtgactccgtcgccgtccgtGCGAGACGTCGGACAGGCGCAACAGCCGCCGCCACCAACGCAAGCGACAGAAAGTCAAGCGGACGCGtccgctcctcctcctccgacGGCGGCTCCTCCGATGCCCGAAGCTGGCTCTGAAGACTGGGTGTACGTCGATAAGACAGTGGAAGAA GACGTAGCGAAAGTGTTGGCTTTGGTGTGGGATGAGGTCGAAGAACGGTACGTGATATCGTGCAAGGACACATTTCGTCACGTCCGAGTCGAAAGAGAAGCGATCATACAGTACCTCTACTCGACAAA GCAATCGTTTTTCGCATTTTTGCATCGTCCGGATCACAAACAAGAATTCGTGACTCAATTCCAAAAA CACTACAACGAAGAAATTTCGGACGATCTGCGGATCGATGGAGACATGAAATCGCAGCTGCATCAAGAAGTAGAG GACCTGAGAGAGCGTCTTTGGGACATCagcgatcgccgtcgcgaagaGGCGGAAGACGAACGACAGACGGTGATGAATGAGCAGTGGCTCGAAGATCGCCTTGGACTGATCTGCAACTATTATATATCACTGATGCAG GTCGAAGTGGATCGTTACGAAGATTCGCTCTGTTTGCTACGAGATTATTATTTTCATGTTGACG GAAAGCCGCTAGGCGAACGACGAGATTACCAACGCTTGCCGCTCGTTGAG ATTCCCGAAGTCGAAGGACCGCACACAGGGGAAGACGAACCCGACGCAAAAGCCGAAGAAGAGGTTCCTAAACCGAGTGCAAAAACGTCTGTTAGTGGCGAAAATGCCGAAGAGACTGCGACCGAGAATTTGCCGTCACGAAG AATTCCTCttgttcgacgtcgcattGCCTCTCCTGAGGCGTCCGCTGATGCCTCTGCATCCGCCGGGAGTAAAAAGCACGCAGGAAAAAAGCAGCAGACGACTGCTTCGGCGCCTGTTGCAGCCGAAGAGGGAGAGGAGTCGGCAGTCCCCACCTCCAGCGATCCCGACGAGCAGCTCTTATTGGAGGCTCACTTTTCTGCCgtcacggcggcgaaagcgacttcagcgaaggaggaagaagtgTACGGGGTTGGCGAGACGGCTAGCGAGGCGAAGGAGGCGGCAGCGCAGCAAGTCGCTAAATCGGCGAAAGGAGCtgacaaaggaaaaggaaagaaaaagcccAAAAgtccgacgacaaagaagGCG GGAAGTGGGAAGAAAGGGGGAGACAAAGGACGAAATATGTCGCGGAAGAGCGACTTTTCGGTACGTTCCGAAGTGGAGACGCCGTCACTGCAGACAGATGCTC AATCGCccggcaaagaagaaaggactAAAGTGCGAATGGAACATTTAGCAGCCGTACAGATCGAAG AAAATCGCTTGAAATTTCGGTTGGATCTGATCAAGGAAAAGGCCATCTATTTAGTACAGACGCTGAAG AGAGAAGCGTCCCAACTCTGGACTGTTATGGACAATTCGTTGGGCGAGCGATTTAAGCAGGAGATGGAAAG TATTGAGCAACTTTGTGACTTCATACGACaagcaattgaaaatgaGGAGAAGATCTTACCAGCCATTACGCTCTCTGGTCCAGATTTGCTCATTGACGAG AACACGCGAACGTTTGAAATTCCACCGCCCGTTCGTCCGCATACGCCACCGGAAAATGCGCTTCCCGATACATTTACAGTCGTTCAGCTGGAAAATCTCAGCGAACAGTTGTCCGAAGTAGCACCTTCTGGAGTCGTATCTGGTCGAGCGTTCATACAAAAGATGCAAGAGCTGCAGTCTCTATCG TTCGGCGAGGAAGTGATGCCTGAGTTGTGGTCGTCGATGTCGCCTCGTAAACTCGAGGAGTTGGCCATGATGCTTGTACCTTCGGATGCTGACTATCTTGATTGGCGACACTTTCTTACTCTCGCTTCCCTTCCATggccgaagacgacgcaaGCCTCGTTGCTTGATACATTACGTCGGTTTCGCGAAGTGGACAGTCAGGGTCATGGCAACTTAAGTCAACATGACTACATGAAG GTGCACCTGTGGTATTTTTCAATGCCTCACGATCGTAGCTTGCCTTACGATCCAAGCCAACCGCTGACATATGATAGGGATTACAATCTGAAACAA GCATTTTTTCACATCTTCAAAGACAAATTCGACGCTGACGGTGTTGAGAAGGTGAACTACGTCAATTTA CTGCTGAATTTCTGCGTTGACGAGGATCCAGTAAGGGGCGTCTTTAGAGCGCTCAGCGTAGCAACTGGCCATCCTTTGCCTGACCCTTCGGTACTTGACGGCGAAGAGACGAGTCTCTCGGAAAGCACCGATTTTGAAATACCACTAGACTCGTTCATCAAT GTTCTTCATCTCGGTAAAGCGAGCCTGGGGTTCACCCATCGTTTTCGAGACACAACAGATCCGAACGATGCATTGTCACGA GATCGAGTGTTGAGAGCCTATGAGCGCCACGGTGCCGGGGAAGATAAGCCTCTGCCCTTTTCTGTCTTTGTCAGGGATAGCGTCATACGCGACTGCATCCACGCATGCAAGCGGTACAAGAAAATC GACTTTCGACCTCTCGTCGCACCTGACGACACCGTTATCCTCATCCAATAG